A stretch of Pseudorhodobacter turbinis DNA encodes these proteins:
- the cysQ gene encoding 3'(2'),5'-bisphosphate nucleotidase CysQ yields MDYSPLISLMRTLALDAGAKIMKVYAAPDFEVRSKSDESPVTEADEAADAIISAGLRAAYPDVVLITEEQADSHALKASTFLIVDPLDGTKEFVKRRGDFTVNIAYVENGIPQRGVVYAPAKGRLFYTRADGQTVEETGDLLREKPGPCHEIHVSSPDDSALMVVASKSHRDAATDAYIGKYAVRDMTSAGSSLKFCLLATGEADLYPRLGRTMEWDTAAGDAVLRGAGGQVVHFDTHAPLAYGKAGWENPFFIAYAPGVTLKK; encoded by the coding sequence ATGGACTATTCCCCCCTCATATCATTGATGCGCACACTGGCCTTGGATGCCGGTGCCAAGATTATGAAGGTCTATGCCGCCCCGGATTTTGAGGTTAGGTCAAAGTCTGACGAAAGCCCTGTAACCGAGGCGGATGAGGCAGCCGATGCCATTATCTCGGCGGGGTTGCGCGCGGCATATCCGGATGTAGTCCTGATCACCGAAGAGCAGGCCGACAGCCACGCGCTAAAGGCCTCTACCTTTCTGATCGTCGATCCGCTGGATGGCACCAAAGAGTTTGTAAAACGTCGCGGGGATTTCACCGTCAATATCGCCTATGTTGAAAACGGCATTCCCCAACGCGGCGTGGTCTATGCGCCGGCAAAGGGACGGTTGTTCTACACCCGTGCCGATGGCCAAACAGTAGAGGAAACAGGCGACCTCCTAAGGGAAAAACCCGGCCCCTGCCATGAAATCCATGTCTCCTCGCCAGATGACAGCGCGCTGATGGTCGTCGCCTCCAAGTCGCACCGCGATGCGGCCACCGATGCCTATATCGGCAAATATGCGGTGCGTGATATGACAAGCGCAGGCAGCAGCCTCAAGTTTTGTCTCCTCGCAACCGGAGAGGCCGATTTGTACCCCCGGCTTGGTCGCACGATGGAGTGGGACACAGCCGCCGGGGACGCCGTCTTGCGCGGCGCTGGTGGGCAGGTCGTGCACTTTGATACGCATGCACCTTTGGCCTATGGCAAAGCAGGCTGGGAGAACCCCTTCTTCATCGCCTATGCGCCGGGCGTTACCCTCAAGAAATGA
- a CDS encoding glycosyltransferase family 2 protein — protein MTPTSLIIVSRHRACALIRALMGVAQMDHPAFEVIVVADPDGIRAAQTLGLPLKLAEYDQPNISAARNIGLGLAAAPVVAFLDDDAVPEPSWLSRLVAPFSDARVTAAGGFVLGRSGLAWQWQAAWVDGDGFDHPFDAGPSTSLHSGTASRAIKTQGTNCAFRREALLAIGGFDEGYRFYLDEADVNLRLAATGGLTAVVPDAVVHHGYAPSARRRADRVPTDLTEIGHSLALFTTRHGMPQTALPRHIAEQKARLIRHMIRGALEPRDITRLMDGLSRGIASGQSAVTKRIAAVGVAPPAFSPLPNTGPRPGRFLFGAAKDRTALQKTALRARKKGEVVTLILLSRGLSPHRHRFTENGVWEQSGGRFGRSFRNGKRFEWRNATARKLIESKRLALYRPL, from the coding sequence ATGACCCCCACCAGCCTGATCATCGTAAGCCGCCACCGGGCGTGCGCGTTGATCCGCGCGCTGATGGGGGTGGCGCAAATGGACCATCCGGCGTTTGAGGTGATCGTTGTCGCCGATCCGGATGGTATTCGGGCGGCACAAACATTGGGCCTTCCGCTTAAGCTGGCGGAATATGACCAACCGAATATTTCTGCCGCACGCAATATCGGGCTTGGCTTGGCAGCGGCACCCGTGGTTGCCTTTCTGGATGATGACGCGGTGCCGGAACCATCATGGCTATCGCGGCTGGTGGCGCCCTTTTCTGACGCGCGCGTGACAGCGGCGGGCGGTTTTGTCTTGGGGCGGTCGGGGCTTGCGTGGCAATGGCAAGCCGCATGGGTGGATGGGGATGGCTTTGACCACCCGTTTGATGCGGGGCCTTCTACCAGCCTGCATTCCGGCACGGCATCGCGCGCGATCAAAACCCAAGGCACCAATTGTGCGTTCCGGCGTGAGGCACTGCTTGCCATCGGCGGCTTTGACGAGGGCTACCGTTTTTATCTGGATGAGGCGGATGTAAACTTGCGCCTTGCTGCCACTGGCGGGCTGACGGCGGTTGTGCCCGATGCGGTCGTGCATCACGGGTATGCGCCGTCGGCCCGCCGTCGCGCCGACCGTGTTCCGACCGACCTGACCGAGATCGGCCACAGCCTCGCCCTATTCACCACCCGCCACGGCATGCCTCAAACCGCATTGCCACGCCATATCGCAGAGCAAAAGGCACGCTTGATCCGCCATATGATCCGCGGCGCATTGGAGCCTCGCGATATCACACGGCTGATGGATGGGCTGTCGCGCGGCATCGCATCAGGCCAAAGCGCGGTCACCAAACGGATAGCCGCCGTAGGTGTCGCCCCGCCAGCTTTTTCACCCCTTCCAAACACCGGGCCGCGACCTGGCCGCTTCCTGTTTGGAGCCGCAAAGGACCGTACAGCATTACAAAAGACTGCCCTACGCGCGCGAAAAAAAGGTGAAGTCGTGACACTTATCTTGCTGTCGCGAGGCCTGTCCCCGCATAGGCACCGTTTCACCGAAAACGGGGTATGGGAACAGTCCGGCGGGCGCTTTGGCCGGAGTTTTCGCAATGGTAAACGCTTTGAATGGCGTAATGCCACCGCCCGAAAATTGATCGAATCGAAACGCCTAGCGCTCTATCGGCCCCTATAG
- the galU gene encoding UTP--glucose-1-phosphate uridylyltransferase GalU, producing MKIKKVTKAVFPVAGMGTRFLPATKSIPKEIMTLVDRPLIQYAIDEARAAGIKEFIFVTSRGKSALEDYFDVAPELEASLRKSGKTELLEVLKATNMDSGAIAYVRQNRPMGLGHAVWCARRLIGDEPFAVLLPDDVIAAEKPCLQQMVEAYAETGGNMVATMEVPQEKAGAYGVLDIAEDMGSIVRAKGMVEKPKAEDAPSNLAVIGRYILSPKVLNDLNTMKQGVGGEIQLTDAIAQQIHDEDNVYGYRFQGQRYDCGSKAGFLQATVAFGLARPEFQAEFGEYLHELVAQQKAAQ from the coding sequence ATGAAAATCAAGAAAGTCACAAAAGCCGTTTTTCCTGTTGCTGGAATGGGAACGCGCTTTCTACCGGCGACAAAATCGATCCCTAAAGAGATCATGACCTTGGTTGACCGCCCCCTTATTCAATACGCAATTGATGAGGCGCGCGCGGCCGGCATTAAAGAGTTCATCTTTGTCACCTCACGTGGGAAATCTGCGCTAGAAGACTATTTTGACGTCGCCCCGGAATTGGAGGCGTCACTGCGCAAATCGGGCAAGACCGAACTGTTGGAAGTTCTGAAAGCGACCAATATGGACAGTGGCGCAATCGCCTATGTCCGGCAAAACCGTCCGATGGGGCTGGGGCACGCCGTTTGGTGTGCACGCCGCTTGATCGGGGATGAACCCTTTGCCGTTCTGCTGCCCGACGATGTTATTGCCGCGGAAAAGCCCTGCTTGCAGCAGATGGTTGAGGCCTATGCCGAAACCGGTGGCAACATGGTCGCAACCATGGAAGTGCCCCAAGAAAAGGCAGGCGCTTACGGTGTCTTGGATATTGCCGAGGATATGGGCTCGATTGTGCGGGCAAAAGGCATGGTGGAAAAGCCAAAAGCCGAAGACGCCCCATCCAACCTTGCCGTGATCGGGCGCTATATCCTGTCGCCAAAAGTCTTGAATGATCTTAACACGATGAAACAAGGCGTTGGTGGCGAGATCCAGTTGACGGATGCCATCGCACAGCAGATCCACGATGAAGATAACGTCTACGGTTATCGCTTCCAGGGTCAGCGCTATGATTGCGGCTCCAAAGCCGGGTTCTTGCAGGCGACGGTCGCCTTCGGCCTTGCCCGCCCCGAGTTTCAGGCAGAGTTCGGCGAATACCTTCATGAGTTGGTCGCCCAGCAAAAAGCTGCGCAATAA
- a CDS encoding glycosyltransferase, with the protein MAPPARLLDLTRLLSRIGKGQPTGVDRVEAAYLGQLLGAPLPVFGLIRSQLGYLLLDREGMGAFQDLVNGRIPLPRADILSRLTQRKDSLRAKAETAARRLSIARARQGRLQQMLQLHLPQGFSYLNVGHANLTDKGLTAVKAAGGTVSVMLHDTIPMDHPAFTRADTVQSFERKLAATATHADLVIHTACVTRTLTEGHLSRHGRTPSGIVAPLGILPPDPAPVSPRAKPYFVTVGTIEPRKNHAFLLDLWETFHRDLPDESIPDLLILGRRGWANEALFQRLDALPFLNRTVFEMPNLPDRQVMGLLANARALLFPSLVEGYGLPPLEAASLGVPVLLPPLPIYRETLGEYPVYLALEDGYSWQEAIIRFMARSDAQQPAGWTHGASKHQTGLIPRWEDHFNTVLSIA; encoded by the coding sequence ATGGCCCCCCCGGCCCGGCTGCTTGACCTGACGCGTCTACTTTCACGCATAGGCAAAGGGCAGCCAACCGGGGTGGACAGGGTAGAGGCTGCCTATCTTGGGCAGCTTCTTGGTGCTCCGCTTCCTGTTTTCGGCCTGATTCGCAGCCAGCTTGGTTATTTATTACTGGACCGCGAAGGGATGGGCGCTTTTCAGGATTTGGTCAACGGACGTATACCGCTGCCCCGCGCCGATATCCTCTCTCGTTTGACGCAACGCAAAGATTCCCTACGCGCCAAGGCAGAGACCGCAGCCCGCAGGCTTTCCATCGCACGGGCGCGCCAAGGGCGCTTGCAGCAGATGTTGCAGCTGCACCTTCCGCAGGGGTTCTCTTACCTCAATGTCGGACACGCGAACCTGACAGACAAGGGCCTGACGGCGGTAAAGGCTGCGGGCGGGACTGTCTCGGTTATGCTCCATGACACAATTCCTATGGACCATCCGGCTTTCACACGTGCGGACACTGTCCAAAGCTTTGAACGCAAGCTGGCCGCAACCGCCACCCATGCCGATTTGGTTATCCACACTGCCTGCGTCACGCGCACGCTGACCGAGGGCCACCTGTCGCGCCATGGCCGCACACCTTCGGGCATCGTGGCGCCTTTGGGCATCCTCCCCCCCGATCCTGCGCCGGTTAGCCCGCGTGCCAAGCCTTACTTCGTGACGGTTGGCACGATTGAGCCGCGTAAAAACCATGCATTCCTTCTGGATCTATGGGAGACATTTCACCGCGACCTGCCCGACGAGAGCATTCCCGACCTGCTGATCCTTGGCCGTCGCGGCTGGGCGAATGAGGCGCTTTTTCAACGTCTTGATGCGCTGCCCTTCCTGAACCGCACTGTGTTTGAGATGCCGAACCTGCCCGACAGGCAGGTTATGGGCTTGCTTGCCAATGCGCGGGCGCTCCTGTTCCCCAGCCTCGTTGAGGGTTACGGCCTCCCCCCACTTGAGGCGGCAAGCCTCGGTGTCCCAGTGCTCCTGCCCCCCCTGCCTATCTACCGCGAAACCTTGGGGGAATACCCCGTTTACCTCGCTTTGGAGGATGGCTATTCTTGGCAGGAAGCAATCATCCGCTTCATGGCCAGAAGTGATGCTCAACAGCCTGCAGGATGGACACATGGGGCATCAAAACACCAAACGGGACTAATTCCGCGCTGGGAAGACCATTTCAACACTGTCTTAAGTATCGCTTGA